Proteins encoded in a region of the Zunongwangia endophytica genome:
- a CDS encoding chemotaxis protein CheB, whose amino-acid sequence MTRNNKLTTQKVKQINSKDVESRIIAVGASAGGLEALKAFFGGLPEEDNNTYVVVQHLSPDHKSMMGELLEKSTNLPIKQIQDGTTIEDKTIYLIPPKSNLLVEDGVLKLVKKPERAHLNLPIDMFMDSLAEYKKNKAVAIILSGTGSDGTRGIRAIKSNDGMVMVQDPNQSKFDGMPKSAIQTGLVDYILPVEEMGEELRKFINAPLIFDIENHDVEFDQKTLSKILNLIDEKTGLDFREYKYSTLARRVARRVNVCGCGSLEEYYDTLLHNDKEIPMLYREFLIGVTNFFRDERVWEIIADDIIPELVESKTNNDILKVWDVACSTGEEAYSLAMLIYEEMQRQDKVLEVKIFATDISQEHLDIGSAGIYSESVVANVDDKFLKKFFVKKSDGYQIVEKIRRMVIFSKHNIIKNPPFSNMDAVFCRNLLIYFQASIQKKTMDVLHYSLKEYGFLVLGTSESVTSHKDSFEDISRKWKIFRNVHPRSRIRTRSLKSTTGRQQPEQEDNHKTPQYRDSRGNNNSKQKFVKELNDAIMEQFGAASVYVDSEFNIMEAVGEFRKYANLPISGFTTNLIEMLNKDLKHVVQSTTKKAAKENKRVVYHDAIVKEGEDRLIKMDIVVKPFKPKNLDNENNFVLTFIEKEVQEEDTIEVEQITISGRTQEYIVELEEELKRTKEELQTSLEEIETSNEELQAANEELLASNEELQSTNEELQSVNEEINTVNAENIQKMDDLAQLNADMNNLLESTNIGTIFLDSDLRIRKFTPAIKKHFSLINSDVGRPIDNFTTNFGVNRGKGLVDRCHKVMETNNTLERNILSKEGRNYLQRISPFRNSEDNTEGIVITFVDIESLQKAKNKLLASERRFKSFYEEDPVLHFSVDPKTSEIVQCNQEAVEKLEYDSKDDIIGKPIYELYEDESKLRALRLNKLFQEKGELKNVEQEMVTKNGRVVPVIMNSTVELDENGNGITNRFTCVDISELKTVQDELEQQKKDLQRANHDLEQFVSICSHDLQEPLSTIKFGSDILGKIYSDKLDQKGKDYIQYIDEASDRLSAQIKALLEHSRIGRNTKKKMVDTRELAEVVKYDLTKRIKDTNAKVHIGSLPKLKVFEVEMRLLFQNLLSNALKYCAKDKTPEVRISAYQEDEYWVFSVMDNGIGISEEDQKNIFTIFNRVPTEEKYEGTGVGLAHVHKIVILHGGTIWVDSQPGVGSTFYFKIKAK is encoded by the coding sequence ATGACTAGAAACAACAAACTAACGACCCAAAAAGTAAAACAGATTAATAGCAAAGATGTGGAGTCCAGGATTATTGCTGTAGGAGCAAGTGCTGGGGGACTGGAGGCTTTAAAAGCTTTTTTCGGTGGATTGCCGGAAGAGGACAATAATACCTATGTAGTAGTTCAACATCTTTCTCCCGATCATAAAAGTATGATGGGTGAACTGCTTGAAAAATCTACAAACCTTCCTATAAAGCAGATTCAGGATGGTACCACCATAGAAGATAAAACCATATATCTTATTCCGCCGAAATCTAATCTCTTGGTAGAAGATGGAGTGCTAAAGCTTGTAAAAAAGCCAGAAAGAGCGCATCTTAATCTACCTATAGATATGTTTATGGATTCGCTTGCCGAATACAAGAAAAATAAGGCGGTAGCGATTATTCTTAGTGGAACAGGTAGTGACGGTACCAGAGGGATTAGAGCCATCAAAAGTAATGATGGGATGGTTATGGTTCAGGATCCTAACCAATCTAAATTTGATGGAATGCCTAAAAGCGCTATCCAAACTGGATTAGTTGATTATATCTTACCTGTAGAAGAAATGGGGGAAGAACTTAGAAAGTTTATCAATGCTCCATTAATTTTTGATATTGAAAATCATGATGTAGAATTTGATCAAAAAACGCTTTCTAAGATTTTAAATCTAATTGATGAAAAAACTGGACTTGATTTTAGAGAATATAAATATTCTACTTTAGCAAGAAGAGTTGCAAGACGTGTTAATGTTTGCGGTTGTGGTAGTTTAGAGGAATATTACGATACGTTATTGCATAATGATAAAGAGATCCCCATGCTTTATCGTGAATTTCTAATTGGTGTAACAAACTTTTTTAGAGACGAACGAGTTTGGGAAATAATTGCAGATGATATCATTCCTGAGCTTGTAGAAAGTAAAACTAATAATGATATCCTTAAAGTATGGGATGTTGCATGTAGTACGGGAGAAGAAGCTTATTCTTTGGCAATGCTGATTTATGAAGAAATGCAGCGCCAGGATAAAGTGCTTGAAGTTAAAATCTTTGCAACAGATATTTCACAGGAACATCTGGATATTGGTAGCGCCGGAATTTATTCTGAAAGTGTTGTTGCTAATGTTGACGATAAATTTTTAAAGAAGTTTTTCGTAAAAAAATCAGACGGTTATCAAATCGTAGAGAAAATTCGCCGGATGGTGATTTTCTCAAAACATAATATTATAAAGAATCCACCTTTCAGTAATATGGATGCGGTATTTTGCCGTAATTTGTTGATATACTTCCAAGCATCTATTCAAAAGAAAACAATGGATGTGTTGCATTATTCACTTAAAGAATATGGATTCTTAGTTTTAGGTACCAGCGAAAGTGTAACTTCTCACAAAGATTCCTTCGAAGATATTAGCAGAAAATGGAAAATCTTTAGAAACGTGCATCCTAGATCCAGGATTAGAACGCGAAGTCTAAAATCGACTACTGGAAGACAGCAACCAGAGCAAGAAGATAATCATAAAACACCTCAATATAGAGATAGTCGTGGCAATAATAATAGTAAGCAGAAGTTTGTTAAAGAACTTAATGATGCTATTATGGAGCAATTTGGAGCTGCTAGCGTTTATGTAGATTCCGAATTTAATATAATGGAAGCAGTTGGTGAATTTAGAAAGTACGCCAACTTACCAATTTCAGGTTTTACTACCAACCTAATCGAGATGCTTAATAAAGATCTTAAGCATGTGGTGCAGTCCACTACAAAAAAAGCAGCAAAAGAAAATAAAAGAGTTGTTTATCACGACGCCATCGTTAAAGAAGGAGAAGATAGGCTTATAAAAATGGATATTGTAGTTAAGCCATTTAAGCCTAAGAACCTTGATAACGAAAATAATTTTGTGCTTACTTTTATAGAAAAGGAAGTACAGGAGGAAGATACCATTGAGGTAGAACAAATTACAATTAGTGGTAGAACTCAGGAATATATCGTTGAACTTGAAGAAGAGCTGAAAAGAACAAAAGAAGAACTTCAAACTTCGCTGGAAGAAATAGAGACTAGTAACGAAGAGTTGCAGGCGGCTAATGAAGAGTTGTTAGCTTCTAACGAAGAATTACAAAGTACTAACGAAGAATTGCAGAGTGTTAATGAAGAAATTAATACGGTAAATGCTGAAAACATCCAGAAAATGGATGATTTGGCACAGCTTAATGCTGATATGAATAACCTGCTGGAAAGCACCAATATTGGTACTATTTTCTTGGATAGTGATTTAAGAATTAGAAAGTTTACACCAGCAATTAAGAAGCACTTTAGTCTTATTAATAGTGACGTAGGTCGACCTATCGATAACTTCACTACTAATTTTGGCGTAAATAGAGGTAAAGGTTTGGTAGATCGTTGCCATAAGGTGATGGAAACTAATAATACCTTAGAACGTAATATTCTTTCTAAAGAGGGAAGAAACTATTTACAACGAATTTCACCATTTAGAAATAGTGAAGATAATACTGAAGGGATTGTTATCACCTTTGTAGATATAGAATCACTTCAGAAGGCGAAAAATAAGTTATTAGCTAGTGAGCGAAGATTTAAATCCTTCTACGAAGAAGATCCCGTTTTACATTTTAGCGTAGATCCAAAAACTTCAGAAATCGTACAGTGTAATCAGGAAGCTGTAGAAAAACTGGAATATGATTCTAAAGATGATATCATTGGGAAACCGATATATGAGCTTTACGAGGATGAATCTAAATTACGAGCTTTACGCCTTAATAAGTTATTCCAGGAAAAAGGAGAGCTTAAGAACGTAGAACAGGAAATGGTTACCAAAAACGGTCGAGTAGTACCTGTTATTATGAACTCTACAGTAGAACTCGATGAAAATGGTAATGGTATAACTAACCGCTTTACATGTGTAGATATTTCTGAACTGAAAACAGTGCAGGACGAATTAGAACAGCAAAAAAAGGATCTCCAAAGAGCGAATCATGATTTAGAGCAGTTCGTTTCTATATGCTCTCATGACCTTCAGGAACCATTGAGTACAATTAAGTTTGGTAGTGATATTCTTGGTAAAATTTATTCTGATAAATTAGATCAAAAAGGTAAAGATTATATTCAATACATAGATGAAGCCTCCGATCGTCTTTCAGCACAGATAAAAGCTTTGCTAGAACACTCTAGAATTGGTAGAAATACCAAGAAGAAAATGGTCGATACCAGAGAACTTGCTGAAGTTGTAAAATATGATCTCACTAAGAGAATAAAAGATACCAACGCAAAAGTTCATATAGGTAGTTTACCAAAATTGAAGGTATTTGAAGTAGAGATGCGATTGCTTTTCCAAAACCTGCTGAGTAACGCTTTAAAATATTGTGCGAAAGATAAAACACCAGAAGTTCGAATTTCCGCTTATCAGGAAGACGAATATTGGGTGTTTTCTGTAATGGATAATGGAATTGGAATTTCTGAAGAAGATCAGAAGAATATTTTTACAATCTTCAACCGAGTTCCTACCGAAGAAAAATATGAAGGTACAGGTGTTGGACTTGCCCATGTTCATAAAATTGTGATACTTCACGGAGGTACCATTTGGGTAGATTCACAACCAGGAGTAGGAAGTACCTTTTATTTCAAAATTAAAGCGAAGTAG
- a CDS encoding ATP-binding protein: MARGAYSEQEITITNCDREPIHIIGKAQEHGVIMICDMDTLSVSQCSENVENILGFNHESILGEPLKQVLPKKVAKSFKRKLKNNESLLPEKFKVGDQKFICIPSISQELLILDIEPSGKSLDPVRFQEQLTKILTELNDAESVNDMCQQAALLVKHLFDYDRIMIYKFDEDWNGEVVAEVKEPDLDSWLGLHYPATDIPKPARDIFMKQGVRIISDVNYKASPIIPEISPITGQPSDISSSELRAVSPIHIEYLQNMNVAASLTAAIILNGELWGLVACHNATPKFINYHQRQSCLFLTQVFSNKLALKTTNLFLDKTSASNEIRKKLVLQMTSIHNIVDALCKFEPAFTDIVDCGGGAIVKGGELCTYGDTPAISEIVQLCNNFLVNKGTYFSSKSLSNVYPEASKFKDKASGILSTRFGDEKEDYIIWFRPEAKETVSWGGNPTKQGYIKDGVEYLTPRKSFERWAEKVSGIAKPWEEYDYEAVSKLRESIIHILVKKQKDEIYSLNDRLVDANKELEAFSYSVSHDLRAPLRGIDGYARILKDHYMDRLDDYSKKAVNTIVRSAGEMDTMIDDILSYSKVGQTQLSKQLLSIKQIAANAIEAQNAENNYPNTSIKLDENLPKAVGDRRMISQLINNLISNALKYSSKEEYPAVEISFFREKEQNVYFIKDNGVGFDPKHQEKIFELFSRVASKDYMGSGIGLSIAKKVVDKHNGQLWVETEPGKGSTFFFILPDLEE, encoded by the coding sequence ATGGCGAGAGGCGCATATAGCGAACAGGAAATAACTATTACAAATTGCGATCGTGAACCTATACATATAATAGGAAAAGCACAAGAACATGGTGTTATCATGATTTGTGATATGGATACTCTAAGTGTTTCGCAATGCAGTGAAAATGTCGAAAACATTCTTGGGTTTAATCATGAATCCATTTTAGGTGAACCTTTAAAACAGGTTTTGCCTAAAAAAGTAGCTAAATCTTTTAAGCGAAAATTAAAAAATAATGAAAGCCTTCTACCGGAAAAATTCAAAGTAGGAGATCAAAAATTTATATGCATTCCTTCTATATCTCAAGAGCTCTTAATTCTTGATATAGAACCCTCAGGGAAGTCTTTAGATCCAGTTCGTTTTCAGGAACAACTTACTAAAATTTTAACCGAGCTTAATGATGCAGAATCTGTAAACGATATGTGCCAACAGGCTGCGTTGCTTGTGAAACACTTGTTCGATTACGATCGCATTATGATCTATAAATTCGATGAGGATTGGAATGGTGAAGTTGTAGCAGAAGTTAAGGAGCCAGACCTGGATAGTTGGTTAGGCTTACATTATCCTGCAACCGATATTCCAAAACCCGCACGTGATATTTTTATGAAGCAGGGTGTTCGTATTATTAGTGATGTCAATTATAAGGCCTCGCCTATAATTCCGGAAATTTCTCCAATAACAGGACAACCTTCAGATATATCTAGTTCAGAATTGCGTGCTGTTTCTCCAATTCATATTGAATATCTTCAAAATATGAATGTAGCAGCTTCTCTAACTGCTGCAATCATACTTAATGGAGAATTATGGGGATTAGTTGCGTGTCACAACGCTACACCAAAATTTATAAATTATCATCAAAGGCAATCTTGCTTGTTTTTAACTCAGGTTTTTTCAAACAAACTCGCATTAAAAACAACTAATTTATTTTTAGACAAAACTTCAGCTTCCAATGAGATTCGCAAAAAGTTAGTTTTGCAGATGACGTCAATACATAATATTGTCGATGCGCTCTGTAAGTTCGAACCAGCTTTTACTGATATTGTAGATTGTGGAGGTGGAGCTATTGTTAAAGGTGGGGAGCTATGTACTTACGGAGATACACCTGCGATAAGTGAAATTGTACAATTGTGTAATAATTTTTTAGTAAATAAAGGAACTTATTTTTCCTCTAAATCTTTATCTAATGTTTATCCGGAAGCTAGTAAATTTAAAGATAAAGCTTCAGGAATTCTTAGTACACGATTTGGTGATGAAAAAGAGGATTATATTATTTGGTTTAGACCAGAAGCTAAAGAAACTGTTAGTTGGGGTGGTAACCCAACTAAGCAAGGCTATATAAAAGATGGTGTAGAATATCTTACACCACGAAAGTCTTTTGAGCGATGGGCCGAAAAAGTTTCAGGAATCGCCAAGCCTTGGGAGGAATACGATTATGAGGCCGTGAGTAAGTTACGCGAAAGCATAATCCATATTTTGGTTAAAAAGCAAAAAGATGAAATTTACTCGCTAAATGACAGATTGGTAGATGCGAATAAAGAACTGGAGGCTTTTAGTTATAGTGTATCTCACGATTTACGAGCTCCTTTAAGAGGCATCGATGGTTACGCCAGAATCTTAAAAGATCACTACATGGATCGCTTAGACGATTATAGTAAAAAGGCGGTTAATACCATCGTAAGATCGGCAGGAGAAATGGATACGATGATTGATGATATCCTGTCATACTCCAAAGTAGGACAAACTCAGTTATCTAAGCAGCTATTATCGATAAAGCAGATTGCTGCCAATGCAATTGAAGCGCAGAATGCCGAAAATAATTATCCTAACACTTCAATAAAATTAGATGAAAATCTGCCTAAAGCTGTTGGTGATCGCCGCATGATTTCCCAGTTGATTAATAATCTAATAAGTAATGCTTTAAAATATAGCAGCAAAGAAGAATATCCGGCAGTAGAAATAAGCTTTTTTAGAGAGAAAGAACAAAATGTCTATTTTATTAAAGATAATGGCGTAGGTTTTGATCCTAAACATCAAGAGAAAATTTTCGAATTATTCTCTAGAGTTGCTTCCAAAGATTATATGGGATCGGGTATAGGTCTTTCTATTGCTAAAAAAGTGGTAGACAAGCATAACGGGCAATTATGGGTAGAGACTGAACCTGGTAAAGGATCAACTTTCTTTTTTATTTTGCCCGATCTTGAAGAATAA
- a CDS encoding response regulator, translated as MITTALKILLVEDYDVDADLITMQINKIVENSEIEVVDNVEDCKNKLHNFVPDVVISDYNLPTCTGLDILKLTKSFDDSLPFIFVTGTIDDDELAANTILSGASGFILKKNMNILSEKLKPLLKKVVFNMLEQEELREKIRKNKIAVNQIYQYLNEMNAENDEQRLNISKIRANIDNITLDNDAKNA; from the coding sequence ATGATTACGACGGCGCTAAAGATTTTGTTGGTAGAGGATTATGACGTTGATGCAGATCTTATTACCATGCAGATTAATAAAATTGTTGAAAATTCTGAAATTGAAGTAGTAGATAACGTAGAGGATTGCAAAAATAAACTTCACAATTTTGTTCCAGATGTGGTAATATCAGACTATAATCTACCTACATGTACTGGTCTAGATATACTTAAGTTAACTAAAAGTTTTGATGATAGCCTTCCTTTTATATTTGTGACAGGAACTATCGACGATGATGAGCTTGCGGCAAATACCATTCTCTCTGGAGCTTCAGGGTTTATACTTAAGAAGAATATGAATATCTTAAGTGAAAAGCTGAAACCGCTGCTTAAAAAAGTAGTTTTTAATATGCTGGAGCAGGAAGAATTGCGTGAAAAAATTAGAAAAAATAAAATCGCGGTTAATCAAATCTACCAGTATCTAAATGAGATGAATGCTGAAAATGATGAGCAACGTCTCAATATTAGTAAGATTAGAGCAAACATTGATAATATTACTTTAGATAATGATGCTAAAAACGCTTAG
- a CDS encoding biliverdin-producing heme oxygenase — protein sequence MMLKTLREETSDLHKEIESDNAAGLIMDHSITLEGYKTLLLQNFLAYRVVEDEIKPFYSEFSTDKSERLAEDLEALDVEFESALSYFKDDFRCKDKIEALGASYVLEGSAMGGMLIAKELQNCQHLNMISKHHFFNGDRKNVEGWKQFMKKVNSEEFSEDQIKKATTKAQETFRFFGKVFNYNPQFSV from the coding sequence ATGATGCTAAAAACGCTTAGAGAAGAAACTTCAGATTTACATAAAGAGATCGAAAGCGATAATGCCGCTGGTCTTATCATGGATCATAGCATCACCTTAGAAGGTTATAAAACGCTTTTACTTCAGAATTTTTTAGCCTATAGAGTGGTTGAAGATGAGATTAAGCCTTTTTATTCTGAATTTTCTACAGACAAAAGTGAGCGTTTAGCTGAAGACTTAGAAGCACTTGATGTAGAATTTGAATCTGCTTTGAGTTATTTTAAAGACGATTTTAGGTGTAAAGATAAGATTGAAGCTTTAGGAGCCTCTTATGTTTTAGAAGGATCGGCTATGGGCGGAATGCTTATTGCAAAAGAACTTCAGAATTGCCAGCATCTAAATATGATCTCTAAGCATCATTTTTTTAATGGAGACAGAAAAAATGTGGAAGGCTGGAAACAATTCATGAAAAAAGTGAATTCAGAAGAATTTTCAGAAGATCAAATTAAGAAAGCTACTACTAAAGCTCAGGAAACCTTTCGATTTTTTGGAAAAGTTTTCAATTACAATCCTCAATTTTCGGTTTAA
- the ggt gene encoding gamma-glutamyltransferase, whose product MKNRPISKIFLFSFLLQSVLATAQSGRIPVSSENGIVSSSHHLASNAGAKILAEGGNAVDASIATAFALAVTLPSAGNIGGGGFMIYRGSDGTETSFNFREKAPLAATETMYLDENGKVKNNTNHEGLLAVGVPGTVAGLWKAHQKYGKSDWKDLLKPALKLAKKGFPVNEDMQWFFEGLKEHQEEYASTAKVFLKKNGEIYKNGEILIQKDLFKTLKRIQKKGAEGFYKGKTAELLTDFMAKNGGIITDEDLVKYEAEEMQPIKGTYRDYEIIGMPPPSSGGVAVIEMLNILEGYNMTEFGQNSANSLHVITEAMRRAFADRAMFLGDSNFNPNMPLSKLTSKNYAEKLRNSIQMEIASKSDSANFNKAHLKHESKETTHISVVDKDGNAVSMTYTLEQSYGSKHVVEGAGFLLNNEMGDFNPIPGYTNAKGLIGTDPNLIAPEKRMLSSMSPTIVAKNGKTVLVIGSPGGRTIINTVLQVILNTIDYNLDIAKAIESPRIHHQWLPDTTYFEEWGFSPDTKRIYEEMGHEIDSRSTQGRAMGIYIDPETGMRYGAADSRSYNGAAAIEIQD is encoded by the coding sequence ATGAAAAACCGACCGATCTCAAAAATTTTCCTTTTTAGTTTCTTACTTCAATCTGTTTTAGCGACTGCTCAAAGCGGGCGAATCCCTGTATCTTCTGAAAACGGAATCGTAAGCAGTAGTCATCATTTAGCATCAAATGCAGGTGCAAAAATACTTGCCGAAGGTGGTAACGCTGTCGATGCTTCGATTGCGACAGCTTTTGCTTTAGCAGTAACTTTACCTTCCGCAGGAAATATTGGTGGAGGCGGTTTTATGATTTATCGTGGAAGTGACGGCACTGAAACAAGCTTTAATTTTCGAGAAAAAGCGCCCTTAGCTGCAACCGAAACCATGTATTTGGATGAAAACGGAAAGGTCAAAAACAATACGAATCATGAAGGCTTATTGGCAGTTGGCGTGCCAGGTACTGTGGCAGGACTTTGGAAAGCTCATCAAAAATATGGAAAATCAGATTGGAAAGATCTTTTAAAACCTGCGCTCAAATTGGCAAAAAAAGGTTTTCCCGTAAATGAAGATATGCAATGGTTTTTTGAAGGTCTAAAAGAGCATCAAGAAGAATATGCGAGTACCGCTAAAGTTTTCCTGAAGAAGAATGGCGAGATCTATAAGAATGGTGAAATTCTTATTCAGAAGGATTTATTTAAAACATTAAAAAGAATCCAAAAGAAAGGGGCTGAAGGTTTCTACAAAGGTAAAACAGCAGAATTGCTCACTGATTTTATGGCTAAAAATGGCGGAATAATTACTGATGAAGATTTAGTGAAATATGAAGCTGAAGAAATGCAGCCTATTAAAGGAACGTATCGTGATTATGAAATTATCGGAATGCCGCCGCCAAGTTCGGGTGGGGTAGCGGTGATAGAAATGCTGAATATTCTTGAAGGTTATAATATGACCGAATTTGGGCAAAATTCTGCAAATTCTTTACATGTAATTACCGAAGCAATGCGACGCGCTTTTGCAGATCGTGCGATGTTTTTAGGAGACTCCAACTTCAATCCTAATATGCCTTTATCTAAATTGACTTCTAAGAATTATGCTGAAAAATTGAGAAACTCGATTCAAATGGAAATTGCTTCGAAAAGTGATTCAGCGAATTTCAATAAAGCTCATTTAAAACATGAAAGTAAAGAAACAACACATATTTCTGTAGTCGATAAAGACGGCAATGCTGTATCGATGACCTATACTTTAGAGCAAAGTTATGGTTCTAAACATGTTGTAGAAGGCGCTGGTTTTCTGCTGAATAATGAGATGGGAGATTTTAATCCAATTCCGGGGTATACCAACGCTAAAGGTTTAATTGGTACCGATCCTAATTTAATTGCGCCAGAAAAACGAATGCTGTCTAGTATGAGTCCTACGATAGTTGCTAAAAACGGAAAGACAGTTTTAGTGATTGGAAGTCCCGGTGGAAGAACAATCATAAATACCGTGTTGCAGGTTATATTAAATACGATCGATTACAATTTGGATATTGCAAAAGCTATTGAGTCACCAAGAATTCATCATCAATGGTTGCCTGATACAACTTATTTTGAAGAATGGGGATTTTCACCGGATACTAAAAGAATTTATGAAGAAATGGGACATGAAATAGATAGCCGTAGCACTCAGGGAAGAGCTATGGGAATTTATATTGATCCTGAAACCGGAATGCGCTACGGAGCGGCAGATTCCAGAAGTTACAATGGAGCAGCAGCTATTGAAATTCAAGATTAG
- a CDS encoding pseudouridine synthase, whose amino-acid sequence MHRYFKIYKPYGYLSQFITNEKPRKKKKLLGELGNFPEETMAVGRLDQDSEGLLFLTTDGKESARITGGGVEKEYYVQVDGDISEEAVELLKQGVEISINGAKYLTLPCKAYKLENRPVFPERAKKIRDERHGPTSWVSITLTEGKFRQVKKMTAVVGFPTLRLVRVRIGNEKLNQMDSGEVIDLKKFDS is encoded by the coding sequence ATGCATCGGTATTTTAAAATCTACAAACCTTACGGCTACCTTAGCCAGTTTATCACCAACGAAAAACCTAGAAAAAAGAAAAAATTGTTGGGTGAACTTGGAAATTTCCCGGAAGAAACGATGGCTGTAGGAAGATTAGATCAAGATTCTGAAGGCTTATTATTTCTAACCACCGATGGCAAGGAAAGCGCCAGAATTACCGGTGGTGGCGTAGAGAAAGAATACTACGTTCAGGTTGATGGAGATATTTCTGAAGAAGCTGTTGAATTATTGAAACAAGGTGTAGAAATAAGTATAAACGGTGCAAAATATCTAACCCTTCCCTGCAAAGCTTACAAATTAGAAAATCGTCCTGTTTTTCCTGAGCGCGCTAAGAAAATTAGAGACGAGCGTCACGGACCAACAAGTTGGGTTTCGATAACTCTAACGGAAGGAAAATTCCGCCAGGTTAAAAAAATGACTGCGGTGGTTGGCTTTCCTACACTCCGTTTAGTTCGAGTTCGCATAGGCAACGAAAAGTTGAATCAAATGGATAGTGGCGAAGTGATTGATCTTAAAAAATTTGATAGCTAA
- a CDS encoding MarR family winged helix-turn-helix transcriptional regulator, giving the protein MDDDFLVEMSYAGLTGRLKRLSDSFLYSTRQFYRDNGLEIEPNWHMIFLLLEKYEELTVMEIAEKLHLSHPAIVQLVDKMKKKGYINSVKDPKDKRKHLLRLSKKAQVKLPEMQQHWDAGDEAVKEIMNHSKAIFDHLAILENNIEQADFNERSKKYLNKTE; this is encoded by the coding sequence ATGGATGATGATTTTTTGGTTGAAATGAGTTATGCCGGTTTAACCGGTAGATTGAAACGACTTAGTGATTCCTTTTTGTATTCAACAAGACAATTTTATCGTGATAATGGTCTTGAAATTGAACCAAACTGGCACATGATTTTTCTTCTGTTAGAAAAATATGAGGAGCTAACTGTTATGGAAATCGCCGAAAAACTACACCTCTCCCACCCTGCAATTGTTCAGCTGGTTGATAAAATGAAGAAAAAAGGATATATCAATTCAGTTAAAGATCCTAAAGATAAAAGGAAACACCTACTTCGACTTTCAAAAAAGGCACAAGTAAAATTGCCTGAAATGCAGCAACATTGGGATGCCGGTGATGAAGCTGTAAAAGAAATCATGAATCATAGCAAAGCGATTTTCGATCACTTAGCCATTCTTGAAAATAACATTGAGCAAGCTGATTTTAATGAGCGTTCTAAAAAATACCTAAACAAAACCGAGTAG